In one window of Gemmatimonadota bacterium DNA:
- the rnz gene encoding ribonuclease Z, translating into MLKLTFLGTGAACPTIDRNVSALALAREGETLLFDCGEGTQRQMMRYGVSFTFRDIFFTHWHSDHLLGVIGLLRTLGLLNIFGGAERQDGLTLYGPKGARRVLNHALEVGIERVKFPVEIVELAVGDIIKRPDYDIVTFPTEHRADTIGYALVEHIRLGRFNPELARALGIPEGPLWGKIHKGETITLPDGRRVAPEELVGRPRAGRKVVISGDTRPVPALRDAAKGADLLVHEATFSQEDAARARETGHSTAQEAAAIARDAEVKRLVLTHISPRYSREAPELVAEARAVFPNTQIARDGMEIEVPFESEE; encoded by the coding sequence ATGTTGAAGCTCACCTTCCTCGGCACCGGCGCCGCCTGCCCCACCATCGACCGCAACGTCTCCGCCCTCGCGCTCGCCCGCGAGGGGGAGACCCTGCTGTTCGACTGCGGCGAGGGCACCCAGCGCCAGATGATGCGCTACGGCGTGAGCTTCACCTTCCGCGACATCTTCTTCACCCACTGGCACTCCGACCACCTCCTCGGCGTCATCGGCCTGCTGCGCACCCTCGGGCTGCTCAACATCTTCGGGGGCGCCGAACGGCAGGACGGGCTCACCCTCTACGGCCCCAAGGGCGCCCGGCGGGTGCTCAACCACGCCCTCGAGGTGGGGATCGAGCGGGTCAAGTTCCCGGTCGAGATCGTGGAGCTGGCGGTGGGCGACATCATCAAGCGTCCCGACTACGACATCGTCACCTTTCCCACCGAGCACCGCGCCGACACCATCGGCTACGCCCTGGTGGAGCACATCCGGCTGGGCCGCTTCAACCCGGAGCTGGCCCGCGCGCTCGGCATCCCCGAGGGGCCGCTCTGGGGCAAGATCCACAAGGGCGAGACCATCACCCTCCCCGACGGCCGCCGCGTGGCGCCGGAGGAGCTGGTGGGCCGCCCCCGCGCCGGCCGCAAGGTGGTGATCTCCGGCGACACCCGCCCGGTGCCCGCGCTCCGCGACGCCGCCAAGGGCGCCGACCTCCTGGTGCACGAGGCCACCTTCAGCCAGGAGGACGCCGCCCGCGCCCGCGAGACCGGCCACTCCACCGCGCAGGAGGCCGCCGCGATCGCCCGCGACGCGGAGGTGAAGCGCCTGGTGCTGACCCACATCAGCCCGCGCTACTCCCGCGAGGCCCCCGAGCTCGTGGCCGAGGCCCGCGCGGTGTTCCCCAACACCCAGATCGCCCGGGACGGGATGGAGATCGAGGTGCCGTTCGAGAGCGAGGAGTAG
- a CDS encoding HD domain-containing protein translates to MPEHGATPTLTPKFNEALLYAGELHGRQRRKGSGIPFLAHLLGVAAIVLEDGGDEEEGIGALLHDAVEDHPRRGATEREILERFGPRVHRIVMGCTEPDPHALDHGIKGPWEDRKRRYIEHLRTAADASVLRVATADKLYNARSIINDMRIVGEEVWSRFSVPREQTLWYYKTVTEALRAAPASPGRLVRELGGIVAALERGVQRM, encoded by the coding sequence TTGCCCGAACACGGCGCCACCCCCACCCTCACCCCCAAGTTCAACGAGGCGCTGCTCTACGCCGGGGAGCTGCACGGCCGGCAGCGGCGGAAGGGGAGCGGCATCCCCTTCCTGGCCCACCTGCTGGGGGTGGCGGCCATCGTCCTCGAGGACGGCGGCGACGAGGAGGAGGGGATCGGCGCCCTGCTGCACGACGCCGTCGAGGACCACCCCCGCCGCGGCGCCACCGAGCGCGAGATCCTCGAACGCTTCGGCCCCCGGGTGCACCGCATCGTGATGGGCTGCACCGAACCCGACCCCCACGCCCTGGACCACGGCATCAAGGGGCCCTGGGAGGACCGCAAGCGACGCTACATCGAGCACCTCCGCACCGCCGCCGACGCCTCGGTGCTCCGGGTGGCCACCGCCGACAAGCTCTACAACGCCCGCTCCATCATCAACGACATGCGCATCGTCGGCGAGGAGGTCTGGAGCCGCTTCTCCGTCCCCCGCGAGCAGACCCTCTGGTACTACAAGACCGTCACCGAGGCCCTCCGCGCCGCCCCCGCCAGCCCCGGCCGCCTGGTCCGCGAACTCGGCGGCATCGTCGCCGCCCTGGAGCGCGGGGTGCAGCGGATGTAA
- a CDS encoding MCE family protein, producing MDLHYQKEIAVGTLVLTGVALFVGGTMWLKGTSFRPTARTAEVAFTEIGTLQKDNEVAVSGYAVGKVTAVNFVGPGRILVTITLPPELDLHADASASLLTSLFASGTRLALDPGTPGAGPLPPGQPIRGTTASDLFARGALLADRADSVLIGVQALANQRTADELVATLKAMQRTLNTLSQRLPATTDEADATLRSMRRLAERLDSTIAVLPVGNAIERADTLARNLSTMSIQLTATGARLDTLLQKANSGEGTIGKFVADTGLYSDSRAALQSLKTLIDELNKHPGKLTVQVKLF from the coding sequence ATGGACCTGCACTACCAGAAGGAAATCGCGGTCGGCACCCTGGTGCTCACGGGTGTGGCCCTGTTCGTCGGCGGCACCATGTGGCTCAAGGGCACGAGCTTCCGGCCCACCGCGCGCACCGCCGAGGTGGCGTTCACCGAGATCGGCACCCTGCAGAAGGACAACGAGGTGGCGGTCTCCGGCTACGCGGTGGGCAAGGTGACCGCGGTGAACTTCGTCGGCCCCGGGCGGATCCTGGTGACCATCACCCTCCCGCCCGAGCTCGACCTCCACGCCGACGCCTCGGCCAGCCTGCTCACCAGCCTCTTCGCCAGCGGCACCCGGCTGGCGCTCGATCCCGGCACCCCCGGCGCCGGCCCGCTGCCGCCCGGCCAGCCCATCCGCGGCACCACCGCCTCCGACCTCTTCGCCCGGGGCGCGCTGCTCGCCGACCGCGCCGATTCGGTGCTCATCGGGGTGCAGGCGCTCGCCAACCAGCGCACCGCCGATGAGCTGGTGGCCACCCTCAAGGCCATGCAGCGCACCCTGAACACCCTGAGCCAGCGGCTCCCCGCCACCACCGACGAGGCCGACGCCACCCTGCGCTCCATGCGCCGGCTGGCCGAGCGGCTCGACAGCACCATCGCCGTCCTGCCGGTGGGCAACGCCATCGAGCGCGCCGACACCCTGGCGCGGAACCTCTCGACCATGTCCATCCAGCTCACCGCCACCGGCGCCCGGCTCGACACCCTGCTGCAGAAGGCCAACAGCGGCGAGGGGACCATCGGCAAGTTCGTGGCCGATACCGGGCTCTACAGCGACAGCCGCGCCGCCCTGCAGTCGCTCAAGACCCTGATCGACGAGCTCAACAAGCACCCCGGCAAGCTGACGGTGCAGGTCAAGCTGTTCTAG
- a CDS encoding ATP-binding cassette domain-containing protein, protein MIELQGVKKRFGQQVVLDGVDFTVQDGETLALLGPSGTGKSVLLKHIVGLIHQDAGTVTVDGKDVAKLKRDDLRALRSTIGYVFQNGALFDSMTVFENIRLGITDDEKYRDEDYCHERVHRCLGLVNLTAETGDKYPAQLSGGMRKRVGISRAIAGSPKYLLYDEPTSGLDPVNSDIIDELVKTLASELHVTSVMVTHDVRGAFKVADRLALLTRGKIVQQGTPEEFRASTVPEVREFLERDFGTHPFAA, encoded by the coding sequence ATGATCGAACTCCAGGGCGTCAAGAAGCGCTTCGGCCAGCAGGTCGTCCTCGACGGCGTGGACTTCACCGTCCAGGACGGCGAGACGCTCGCCCTGCTCGGCCCCTCGGGCACCGGCAAGAGCGTCCTGCTCAAGCACATCGTGGGGCTGATCCACCAGGACGCCGGCACCGTGACCGTCGACGGCAAGGACGTGGCGAAGCTCAAGCGCGACGACCTGCGCGCGCTCCGTTCCACCATCGGCTACGTCTTCCAGAACGGCGCCCTGTTCGACTCCATGACCGTCTTCGAGAACATCCGCCTGGGCATCACCGACGACGAGAAGTACCGGGACGAGGACTACTGCCACGAGCGGGTGCACCGCTGCCTGGGCCTGGTGAACCTCACCGCCGAGACCGGCGACAAGTACCCGGCCCAGCTCTCCGGGGGGATGCGCAAGCGGGTGGGCATCTCGCGGGCCATCGCGGGGAGTCCCAAGTACCTGCTGTACGACGAGCCCACCAGCGGCCTCGACCCGGTGAACTCGGACATCATCGACGAACTGGTGAAGACCCTCGCCAGCGAGCTTCACGTCACCAGCGTCATGGTGACCCACGACGTCCGCGGCGCCTTCAAGGTCGCGGACCGCCTGGCCCTGCTCACCCGGGGCAAGATCGTGCAGCAGGGGACGCCCGAGGAGTTCCGGGCGTCCACCGTCCCGGAAGTCCGCGAGTTCCTCGAGCGCGACTTCGGCACTCACCCCTTCGCCGCCTGA
- a CDS encoding ABC transporter permease has product MTTTTFDLRRPLGRLVLTGLAHVGRLSLLVAEMVRGLSEWRVWFPRTIIEAWNIGVGSLPIILLVAGFAGAVTALQTGYQFSGNIPYYVAGSLIVESVVLELGPVLTGLILAGRIGARYAAELGTMRVTEQIDALETLGRSPASHLVIPRVLAGLVMIPVLTVIANVTGIYSGWVAVQAVLPVTDYDFTYGARIFWRPFDAYYSVIKGFSFAVCITVTSCYFGFSTEQGAEGVGKATTSAVVASCVMILLLDTLLAKLLLH; this is encoded by the coding sequence ATGACTACGACCACGTTCGACCTCCGCCGCCCCCTCGGGCGCCTCGTCCTCACTGGGCTGGCTCACGTGGGCCGGCTGAGCCTGCTCGTGGCCGAGATGGTGCGGGGCCTCTCCGAGTGGCGGGTCTGGTTCCCCCGGACCATCATCGAGGCGTGGAACATCGGCGTGGGCAGCCTGCCGATCATCCTCCTGGTGGCCGGTTTTGCCGGCGCCGTCACCGCCCTGCAGACCGGCTACCAGTTCAGCGGCAACATCCCCTACTACGTGGCCGGCTCCCTGATCGTGGAGTCGGTGGTGCTGGAGCTGGGGCCGGTGCTCACCGGCCTCATCCTGGCCGGCCGCATCGGGGCCCGCTACGCCGCCGAGCTCGGCACCATGCGGGTCACCGAGCAGATCGACGCCCTCGAGACCCTGGGCCGCTCCCCGGCGAGCCACCTGGTGATCCCCCGGGTGCTCGCCGGCCTGGTGATGATCCCGGTGCTCACCGTCATCGCCAACGTCACCGGCATCTACTCCGGCTGGGTGGCGGTGCAGGCGGTGCTGCCGGTGACCGACTACGACTTCACCTACGGCGCCCGCATCTTCTGGCGCCCCTTCGACGCCTACTACTCCGTCATCAAGGGCTTCTCCTTCGCCGTGTGCATCACGGTGACCTCGTGCTACTTCGGCTTCAGCACCGAGCAGGGCGCCGAGGGGGTGGGGAAGGCCACCACCAGCGCCGTCGTCGCGAGCTGCGTGATGATCCTGCTGCTCGATACCCTGCTGGCCAAGCTGCTGCTGCACTGA
- a CDS encoding four helix bundle protein, whose protein sequence is MVSRECFLLARDCWVPWATALFGQLQRSALSVQLNIAEGWSFGPGANYTRHLGIAYGSAVETAELLDLARELALIPAERLGPIAEMNQLSRRLLQGLLRSRRPL, encoded by the coding sequence GTGGTATCCCGCGAGTGTTTCCTCCTCGCCCGCGACTGCTGGGTGCCATGGGCCACGGCCCTGTTCGGACAGCTCCAGCGGTCCGCGCTCTCCGTGCAACTGAATATCGCCGAAGGGTGGAGCTTCGGTCCCGGCGCGAACTACACCCGCCACCTCGGTATTGCCTACGGCTCCGCGGTGGAGACCGCCGAGCTGCTCGACCTCGCCCGGGAGCTGGCCCTCATCCCCGCCGAGCGGCTCGGTCCCATCGCTGAGATGAACCAGCTCTCGCGACGGCTCCTCCAGGGACTACTCAGATCCCGTCGCCCGCTCTAG
- a CDS encoding DUF2269 family protein has protein sequence MTLSYLAHILGFTLWLGGGIAAMLIGIRGRKEERATQAVIVRMLHGIHRTLMLPGIILTILSGFHLSVPAARQASPSSWLMAMQLFGVIAALLVLFVSLPALGRLTRMSPTGDSAPLFDALRKRQSMAGMIAGNLGLIALLAGVLHKY, from the coding sequence ATGACGCTCTCCTACCTTGCCCACATCCTCGGATTCACCCTCTGGCTCGGCGGCGGCATCGCCGCGATGCTCATCGGCATCCGCGGGCGCAAGGAAGAGCGGGCCACCCAGGCGGTCATCGTGCGCATGCTGCACGGCATCCACCGCACCCTGATGCTCCCCGGCATCATCCTCACCATCCTCTCCGGCTTCCACCTGAGCGTCCCCGCCGCCCGGCAGGCCTCGCCCAGCTCCTGGCTCATGGCCATGCAGCTCTTCGGCGTCATCGCCGCGCTGCTGGTGCTCTTCGTCTCCCTCCCCGCGCTGGGCCGCCTCACCCGCATGTCGCCCACCGGCGACTCCGCCCCGCTCTTCGACGCGCTGCGCAAGCGCCAGTCGATGGCCGGGATGATCGCCGGCAACCTGGGACTCATCGCCCTGCTGGCGGGGGTGTTGCACAAGTACTAG
- a CDS encoding DUF2203 domain-containing protein, producing MTGPRIFTVREATATLPLVRRVVGELLLAHPRWKELVARYELLCAPRRAEQGESEEIQALREAASREAIRINDCLVELESIGCVFKGFEAGLVDFYALREDRLVFLCWHHGEDRIAHWHEVDGGFDGRQPLDELMLMETVAG from the coding sequence ATGACCGGGCCCCGCATCTTCACCGTCCGCGAGGCCACCGCCACCCTGCCGCTGGTGCGGCGGGTGGTCGGCGAGCTGCTCCTCGCGCACCCGCGGTGGAAGGAGCTGGTGGCCCGCTACGAGCTGCTGTGCGCGCCGCGGCGGGCGGAGCAGGGGGAGTCCGAGGAGATCCAGGCGCTGCGCGAGGCGGCCAGCCGCGAGGCCATCCGCATCAACGACTGCCTGGTGGAACTCGAGTCCATCGGCTGCGTCTTCAAGGGCTTCGAGGCGGGACTGGTGGACTTCTACGCCCTGCGCGAGGACCGGCTGGTCTTCCTCTGCTGGCACCACGGCGAGGACCGGATCGCGCACTGGCACGAAGTGGACGGCGGCTTCGACGGGCGCCAGCCCCTCGACGAACTCATGCTCATGGAAACGGTGGCCGGATGA
- a CDS encoding CBS domain-containing protein has product MKASDAMVPNPFVAVANASASEVAIMFRTRNISVVPVVDDHRARRFLGCLSDRDLVTRCLAMGQDPQTTRADEIMRTDSSVVGPDTELDGFAIYLNQDPSESHLRPTITVVDSEHRVIGFISHPEQVAGIRIVWR; this is encoded by the coding sequence ATGAAAGCCTCCGACGCCATGGTGCCCAACCCCTTCGTGGCGGTGGCGAATGCCTCCGCGAGCGAAGTGGCGATCATGTTCCGGACCCGCAACATCTCCGTGGTGCCGGTGGTCGACGACCACCGCGCCCGCCGGTTCCTGGGGTGCCTGAGCGACCGCGACCTCGTCACCCGCTGCCTGGCCATGGGGCAGGACCCCCAGACCACCCGCGCCGACGAGATCATGCGCACCGACAGCTCGGTGGTGGGCCCCGACACCGAGCTCGACGGCTTCGCCATCTACCTCAACCAGGATCCCAGCGAGTCGCACCTGCGGCCCACCATCACGGTGGTGGACTCCGAGCACCGGGTCATCGGCTTCATCAGCCACCCGGAGCAGGTCGCCGGGATCCGGATCGTGTGGCGCTAG
- a CDS encoding patatin-like phospholipase family protein — MSPAGITLVCGGGGAKAAAHIGALRALEEAALVPTRFFGTSMGSVFAALFACGVTAPQALEKIATLGEREIVQTDPFAIFKGLWARALLKPEPFRAALARLVPARRFGELVHPLTVTAVALDNGELALFGDGGREAPLLDALYASCALPLFLPAAEIGGRRYADGGLRAVVPLEAAAIPPARLVVAVDVGPGFDELAQPGPPSGLPPVVDAHNEALGILMSGQTAAQFALWRASPNRPPLLHVRPRTRRGSTFKVDQVRSYVEEGYVATRAALAGLNSGPG; from the coding sequence GTGAGCCCGGCGGGGATCACCCTCGTCTGCGGGGGCGGTGGCGCCAAGGCGGCGGCGCACATCGGGGCGCTGCGCGCCCTCGAGGAGGCGGCGCTGGTGCCCACCCGCTTCTTCGGCACCTCGATGGGGTCGGTCTTCGCGGCGCTCTTTGCCTGCGGGGTGACGGCGCCGCAGGCGCTGGAGAAGATCGCCACCCTGGGCGAGCGGGAGATCGTGCAGACCGACCCCTTCGCCATCTTCAAGGGGCTGTGGGCCCGGGCGCTGCTCAAGCCGGAGCCGTTCCGCGCCGCGCTGGCGCGACTGGTCCCGGCGCGCCGCTTCGGGGAGCTGGTCCACCCGCTCACCGTCACCGCGGTGGCGCTCGACAACGGGGAACTCGCGCTGTTCGGGGACGGCGGCCGCGAGGCGCCGCTGCTCGACGCCCTCTACGCCAGCTGCGCCCTGCCGCTCTTCCTGCCGGCGGCGGAGATCGGGGGGCGGCGCTACGCCGATGGCGGGCTCCGCGCCGTGGTGCCGCTCGAGGCCGCCGCCATCCCGCCGGCCCGCCTGGTGGTGGCGGTGGACGTGGGCCCCGGCTTCGACGAGCTGGCCCAGCCCGGCCCGCCCAGCGGCCTCCCCCCGGTGGTCGACGCCCACAACGAGGCGCTCGGCATCCTGATGTCGGGACAGACCGCCGCGCAGTTCGCGCTGTGGCGCGCCAGCCCCAACCGGCCGCCGCTGCTGCACGTCCGGCCCCGCACCCGCCGCGGCTCCACGTTCAAGGTGGACCAGGTCCGGAGTTACGTCGAGGAAGGGTACGTGGCCACGCGCGCGGCGCTCGCGGGCTTGAATTCGGGGCCCGGATGA
- a CDS encoding acyl-CoA thioesterase, whose protein sequence is MPDSHPMSFSKAELTTLVMPHMQNVLGDLFGGHLLAMVDQAAAVAAIRHAGGPAVTASFDRVDFKERIPVGALVTCHASVDYVGNSSMDVSVEVYSENVASGERRHTHTARVVFVAIDDTGEPRRVPRLVPETPEEQARHERARRHREERKR, encoded by the coding sequence ATGCCCGACTCCCACCCGATGTCCTTCAGCAAGGCCGAGCTCACCACGCTCGTCATGCCGCACATGCAGAACGTGCTGGGCGACCTCTTCGGCGGGCACCTGCTCGCCATGGTGGACCAGGCGGCGGCGGTGGCGGCGATCCGGCACGCGGGCGGTCCGGCGGTGACGGCGAGCTTCGACCGGGTGGACTTCAAGGAACGGATCCCGGTGGGGGCGCTGGTCACCTGCCACGCCTCGGTGGACTACGTCGGGAACAGCTCGATGGACGTCTCGGTCGAGGTGTACTCCGAGAACGTGGCGAGTGGCGAACGGCGGCACACCCACACCGCGCGGGTGGTCTTCGTGGCCATCGACGACACGGGGGAGCCGCGCCGGGTGCCCCGGCTGGTGCCGGAGACGCCCGAGGAGCAGGCCCGGCACGAGCGGGCGCGGCGGCACCGGGAGGAGCGGAAGCGGTGA
- a CDS encoding NAD+ synthase has translation MLQIAIAQFRPDKGEYAANLARAGEVFRAVAAWDEPPALVVFPEAALTGYFLEGGVQELALPAERLFEDLARVHRESGAPPLEVCVGFYEVWNSHLHNSALYASLGGADAGIRHVHRKVFLPTYGVFDEERFVEPGRSVQAFDTRFGRAAMLVCEDAWHSLAPTLAALDGAQVILVPSATPARGLAPRAGGSRPANLDRWDRLAQGIAEEHGVYVVVSHLVGFEGGKGFAGGSIVAGPRGTVLLQAPLFEPATVPVALDFDEITRARAEAPLLSDLQLRLPHLLGDGRLGGWAVRPGGAPEGPSRAPTSPPNRRTAEPPPAVPRPSAGASDPLAIDPELTRTWLVEFLRDELTRRRKFGKAVIGLSGGVDSALVTFLAVEALGKENVTAVRMPYRTSSPESLAHAQLVIDQLGIPSRTVDISAGVDGIVQAVGGDSTPARRGNVMARMRMITLFDLSVELGALPLGTGNKTERLFGYFTWHADDSPPVNPIGDLFKSQVWALARHLGVPDVIVTKPASADLIRGQTDEADFGISYPRADLILHWLLQGYPAEQVVPRGFTPAEVALVERRLESTHWKRRLPTVAMLSQTAIGEYYLRPVDY, from the coding sequence ATGCTCCAGATCGCCATCGCGCAGTTCCGGCCCGACAAGGGCGAGTACGCCGCGAACCTCGCGCGCGCGGGCGAGGTGTTCCGCGCCGTCGCCGCCTGGGACGAGCCGCCGGCGCTGGTGGTGTTTCCCGAGGCCGCGCTCACCGGGTACTTCCTCGAGGGCGGGGTGCAGGAGCTGGCGCTCCCGGCCGAGCGGCTGTTCGAGGACCTGGCCCGGGTGCACCGGGAGAGCGGCGCCCCGCCGCTCGAGGTGTGCGTGGGCTTCTACGAGGTCTGGAACAGCCACCTCCACAACTCCGCGCTGTACGCCAGCCTGGGCGGCGCCGACGCCGGCATCCGGCACGTCCATCGCAAGGTGTTCCTGCCCACGTACGGCGTCTTCGACGAGGAACGCTTCGTGGAGCCGGGCCGCTCGGTGCAGGCCTTCGACACCCGCTTCGGCCGCGCGGCGATGCTGGTGTGCGAGGACGCCTGGCATTCCTTGGCCCCCACGCTCGCGGCGCTGGATGGCGCCCAGGTGATCCTGGTGCCGAGCGCCACGCCGGCCCGCGGCCTCGCGCCGCGCGCCGGCGGCTCCCGCCCCGCCAACCTCGACCGCTGGGACCGGCTGGCGCAGGGGATCGCGGAGGAGCACGGGGTGTACGTGGTGGTGTCGCACCTGGTGGGGTTCGAGGGGGGGAAGGGGTTCGCGGGGGGCTCCATCGTGGCGGGGCCGCGCGGCACGGTGCTGCTGCAGGCGCCGCTGTTCGAGCCGGCCACGGTGCCGGTGGCCCTCGACTTCGACGAGATCACCCGCGCCCGGGCCGAGGCGCCGCTGCTGTCGGACCTGCAGCTCCGGCTGCCGCACCTGCTCGGCGATGGGCGGCTGGGCGGCTGGGCGGTTCGTCCGGGGGGCGCTCCGGAGGGACCCTCGCGGGCCCCCACCAGTCCCCCGAACCGGCGAACCGCCGAACCGCCTCCCGCCGTGCCCCGCCCATCCGCCGGGGCCAGCGATCCCCTCGCCATCGATCCCGAGCTCACCCGGACGTGGCTGGTGGAGTTCCTCCGCGACGAGCTCACCCGCCGCCGCAAGTTCGGCAAGGCGGTGATCGGGCTCTCCGGCGGCGTGGACAGCGCGCTGGTGACCTTTCTGGCCGTCGAGGCGCTCGGCAAGGAGAACGTCACCGCCGTCCGCATGCCCTACCGCACCTCGAGCCCCGAGAGCCTGGCCCACGCGCAGCTGGTCATCGACCAGCTCGGCATCCCCAGCCGCACCGTGGACATCTCCGCCGGCGTCGACGGCATCGTGCAGGCCGTGGGCGGCGACTCCACCCCGGCGCGCCGCGGCAACGTCATGGCCCGGATGCGCATGATCACCCTCTTCGACCTCTCCGTGGAGCTCGGCGCCCTCCCCCTCGGCACCGGCAACAAGACCGAGCGGCTCTTCGGCTACTTCACCTGGCACGCCGACGACAGCCCGCCAGTCAATCCCATCGGCGACCTCTTCAAGAGCCAGGTCTGGGCCCTCGCCCGGCACCTGGGCGTCCCCGACGTCATCGTCACCAAGCCGGCCAGCGCCGACCTGATCCGTGGCCAGACCGACGAGGCGGACTTCGGCATCTCGTATCCCCGCGCCGACCTGATCCTCCACTGGCTGCTGCAGGGGTACCCGGCCGAGCAGGTCGTGCCCCGCGGCTTCACCCCGGCGGAGGTGGCCCTGGTGGAGCGGCGACTCGAATCCACCCACTGGAAGCGCCGCCTCCCCACGGTCGCCATGCTCTCGCAGACGGCGATCGGGGAGTATTATCTGAGGCCGGTGGATTACTAG
- the crcB gene encoding fluoride efflux transporter CrcB: protein MIWYIALGSAIGGVLRYLLGGWVQRLAGPAFPTGTLLVNISGSLLLGFLLRWASHPPSLSAEVRAFLTVGLCGGYTTFSTFSAESVTLMQDGQWGKALTYVGASVALSLAATAAGFALGTPLASR from the coding sequence ATGATCTGGTACATCGCACTGGGCAGCGCCATCGGCGGCGTCCTCCGCTACCTCCTGGGCGGCTGGGTCCAGCGCCTCGCCGGCCCCGCGTTCCCCACCGGGACCCTCCTCGTCAACATCTCCGGCTCGCTCCTGCTCGGCTTCCTGCTCCGCTGGGCCAGCCATCCGCCGTCCCTGAGCGCCGAGGTGCGCGCCTTCCTGACGGTGGGGCTGTGCGGCGGCTACACCACGTTCTCCACCTTCAGCGCCGAGTCGGTGACGCTCATGCAGGATGGGCAGTGGGGCAAGGCCCTCACCTATGTCGGGGCCAGCGTGGCGCTCTCCCTCGCCGCGACCGCCGCCGGCTTCGCCCTCGGCACACCGCTGGCCAGCCGCTAG
- a CDS encoding nuclear transport factor 2 family protein produces the protein MTDSTGDIRALGRTLVDEFGRGWARGKVDVMMGVFAPEPVFQETPFSEPLRGMDAVRGYWADVPLHQSEISFTAGEIFIVGPWFATEFKCTFRRRRTGEWVDARGAMFCETADGKVTEMRLYWDRR, from the coding sequence ATGACTGACAGCACGGGTGACATCCGCGCGCTGGGCCGGACCCTGGTCGACGAATTCGGCCGCGGCTGGGCCAGGGGCAAGGTGGACGTGATGATGGGCGTCTTCGCGCCGGAACCGGTGTTCCAGGAGACGCCCTTCAGCGAGCCGCTGCGGGGGATGGACGCGGTGCGGGGCTACTGGGCCGACGTCCCGCTGCACCAGTCGGAGATCAGCTTCACCGCCGGCGAGATCTTCATCGTCGGCCCCTGGTTCGCCACCGAGTTCAAGTGCACCTTCCGCCGCCGCCGTACCGGCGAGTGGGTCGATGCCCGCGGCGCCATGTTCTGCGAGACCGCGGACGGCAAGGTCACCGAGATGCGGCTCTACTGGGACCGGCGCTAG